A region from the Ammospiza nelsoni isolate bAmmNel1 chromosome 1, bAmmNel1.pri, whole genome shotgun sequence genome encodes:
- the CYRIB gene encoding CYFIP-related Rac1 interactor B isoform X1 produces the protein MGNLLKVLTCTDLEQGPNFFLDFENAQPTESEKEIYNQVNVVLKDAEGILEDLQSYRGAGHEIREAIQHPNDEKLQEKAWGAVVPLVGKLKKFYEFSQRLEAGLRGLLGALTSTPYSPTQHLEREQALAKQFAEILHFTLRFDELKMTNPAIQNDFSYYRRTLSRMRINNVPAEGENEVNNELANRMSLFYAEATPMLKTLSDATTKFVSENKNLPIENTTDCLSTMASVCRVMLETPEYRSRFTNEETVSFCLRVMVGVIILYDHVHPVGAFAKTSKIDMKGCIKVLKDQPPNSVEGLLNALRYTTKHLNDETTSKQIKSMLQ, from the exons ATGGGGAACCTTCTAAAAGTTTTGACATGCACAGACCTTGAGCAGGGGCCaaattttttccttgattttgaAA ATGCCCAACCTACAGAATCTGAAAAGGAAATTTATAATCAGGTGAATGTAGTGTTAAAGGATGCAGAAGGAATACTGGAAGACTTGCAGTCATATAGAGGAGCTGGCCATGAAATACGAGAG GCAATACAGCATCCAAATGATGAGAAGCTGCAAGAGAAGGCATGGGGTGCAGTTGTTCCACTAGTAGGCAAACTAAAGAAATTCTATGAATTTTCTCAAAGACTAG AGGCCGGGCTGCGGGGCCTGCTGGGCGCCCTGACCAGCACTCCGTACTCCCCCACGCAGCACCTGGAGCGAGAGCAGGCTCTTGCTAAGCAGTTTGCAGAAATTCTTCACTTCACACTCCGATTTGATGAGCTCAAG ATGACAAATCCTGCTATACAGAATGACTTCAGCTACTATAGAAGAACTCTGAGCCGTATGAGGATTAACAATGTCCCA gcagagggagaaaatgaaGTAAATAATGAGTTGGCAAACAGAATGTCTTTATTTTACGCTGAAGCAACGCCAATGTTGAAAACCTTAAGTGATGCCACAACAAAGTTTGTGTCAGAG AATAAAAATTTACCGATAGAGAACACAACAGATTGCTTAAGCACCATGGCCAGTGTGTGCAGGGTCATGCTGGAAACCCC TGAATATAGAAGCAGGTTTACAAATGAGGAAACAGTATCATTCTGTCTGAGGGTAATGGTGGGTGTCATCATACTCTATGACCACGTGCATCCGGTGGGCGCTTTTGCCAAAACTTCAAAAATTGAT ATGAAAGGATGCATCAAAGTTCTTAAAGACCAGCCTCCTAACAGTGTAGAAGGCCTTCTAAATGCTCTCAG
- the CYRIB gene encoding CYFIP-related Rac1 interactor B isoform X2, which produces MGNLIKVLTRDIDHNAAHFFLDFENAQPTESEKEIYNQVNVVLKDAEGILEDLQSYRGAGHEIREAIQHPNDEKLQEKAWGAVVPLVGKLKKFYEFSQRLEAGLRGLLGALTSTPYSPTQHLEREQALAKQFAEILHFTLRFDELKMTNPAIQNDFSYYRRTLSRMRINNVPAEGENEVNNELANRMSLFYAEATPMLKTLSDATTKFVSENKNLPIENTTDCLSTMASVCRVMLETPEYRSRFTNEETVSFCLRVMVGVIILYDHVHPVGAFAKTSKIDMKGCIKVLKDQPPNSVEGLLNALRYTTKHLNDETTSKQIKSMLQ; this is translated from the exons ATGGGTAATCTCATTAAGGTGCTAACCAGGGACATAGACCACAATGCAGCAcattttttcttggattttgaAA ATGCCCAACCTACAGAATCTGAAAAGGAAATTTATAATCAGGTGAATGTAGTGTTAAAGGATGCAGAAGGAATACTGGAAGACTTGCAGTCATATAGAGGAGCTGGCCATGAAATACGAGAG GCAATACAGCATCCAAATGATGAGAAGCTGCAAGAGAAGGCATGGGGTGCAGTTGTTCCACTAGTAGGCAAACTAAAGAAATTCTATGAATTTTCTCAAAGACTAG AGGCCGGGCTGCGGGGCCTGCTGGGCGCCCTGACCAGCACTCCGTACTCCCCCACGCAGCACCTGGAGCGAGAGCAGGCTCTTGCTAAGCAGTTTGCAGAAATTCTTCACTTCACACTCCGATTTGATGAGCTCAAG ATGACAAATCCTGCTATACAGAATGACTTCAGCTACTATAGAAGAACTCTGAGCCGTATGAGGATTAACAATGTCCCA gcagagggagaaaatgaaGTAAATAATGAGTTGGCAAACAGAATGTCTTTATTTTACGCTGAAGCAACGCCAATGTTGAAAACCTTAAGTGATGCCACAACAAAGTTTGTGTCAGAG AATAAAAATTTACCGATAGAGAACACAACAGATTGCTTAAGCACCATGGCCAGTGTGTGCAGGGTCATGCTGGAAACCCC TGAATATAGAAGCAGGTTTACAAATGAGGAAACAGTATCATTCTGTCTGAGGGTAATGGTGGGTGTCATCATACTCTATGACCACGTGCATCCGGTGGGCGCTTTTGCCAAAACTTCAAAAATTGAT ATGAAAGGATGCATCAAAGTTCTTAAAGACCAGCCTCCTAACAGTGTAGAAGGCCTTCTAAATGCTCTCAG